The Longimicrobium sp. genome contains a region encoding:
- a CDS encoding CHAT domain-containing protein, whose amino-acid sequence MERGSLLDDLARAAPERTAGPRLSVSARYRACSYQIPPDGIIPVAHCGPETRSSATMPAVARLWSRARKDLHSGEALHTAGLLGLLWPSSGGTALDEAISVLQRAASVGDRPSRTLGDISAAYLIRASRTQNTRDLLEAITSADQALAVDPKSAVARFNLALALDWLGLNGQAGEAWAQYLAVDSTSGWAEEARTRIRALAFGDPPATPPGPAASAAEIEAYAARAPQEARLHGWDRLLGQWGAAVLAGDTARAEARLRQAQTIGEALVRRRGDATLADAVNAIRARSRDHAATRALARAHLEFAAGQTAYHSVDYKAARDHFAQVLEIRPPSEPLQSWARVFYAGMLGQHGKLPEAEALLRPFVETDTLRYPALAGRSRWVLGFVLSRAGRYEGSIAAAEEGGRLLGRAGEHEHAGGAQYVAADAQLNLGATHAVYGAAHRALATLRGRRSSIWLQNTLALVSRTAEADGLTAAALRFQNERVVLAERLGQPARIAEARLARARLLAAAGTLPRARADIEASARLLREVKGETARRWLETDLRFARADYFAVRQPTRAAANLDSILAGVNDLAAHRKLRAYVRRAEARLAMRQVPGATEDLNSASLLLASKRDSITKSELRASLVESARGVFDRLAMLDLAAGDTADALDHLERGRISFGSAPPDTASAMRRPMRRGEVAVAYALIGDTLLAWTVAGTKARLTRQTVNRGSLIASIEELRLSLERGEVGAAVRRPLAELHRTLIAPLESRLGDENTTLVIVADGELAAVPFSALYDERRGRYLVETHALRYAGSLRDAAAPQVRESSRGVRTLLVADPAFDARVHPGLPRLPGARREADSIAATYPGHVLVAGTAADAAAVEAALGGAGIVHFAGHAVFDDRRPERSYLVLAPEGGPAGRGRLTAAEMEKLELGHVDLLVLSACQTLRSQNARSGGFAGFAGALLDAGAGGVVGSLWRVDDELTTPLMVEFHRAYHRSGSGPLALREAQLRLLRSPDPALRTPAAWAGFRYAGD is encoded by the coding sequence GTGGAGCGTGGCTCGCTGCTGGACGACCTCGCACGCGCCGCGCCTGAACGCACCGCCGGGCCCCGGCTGTCGGTTTCCGCGCGCTACCGGGCTTGCTCCTATCAGATCCCGCCGGACGGGATTATCCCCGTGGCGCACTGCGGTCCTGAAACCAGATCATCCGCCACGATGCCGGCGGTCGCGCGGCTCTGGTCCCGTGCGCGCAAGGATCTTCACTCCGGCGAGGCACTTCACACGGCCGGCCTCCTCGGTCTGCTATGGCCGAGCAGTGGAGGCACCGCGCTCGACGAAGCCATTTCCGTCCTCCAGCGCGCCGCCAGCGTCGGGGATCGTCCGTCGCGGACGCTCGGCGACATCTCCGCCGCGTACCTGATCCGCGCGAGCCGGACGCAGAACACGCGCGACTTGCTGGAAGCGATCACCAGCGCCGACCAAGCGCTCGCGGTGGACCCGAAGAGTGCCGTGGCACGATTCAACCTTGCGCTGGCGCTCGATTGGCTTGGGCTGAACGGCCAGGCGGGGGAGGCATGGGCGCAGTACCTTGCGGTCGACTCCACCTCCGGCTGGGCGGAAGAGGCGCGGACCCGCATCCGCGCTCTGGCATTCGGCGATCCGCCCGCGACGCCGCCCGGCCCCGCAGCCTCCGCGGCGGAGATCGAAGCCTACGCGGCCCGGGCCCCCCAGGAAGCGCGACTCCACGGCTGGGACCGACTCCTCGGGCAATGGGGCGCGGCGGTCCTGGCCGGTGACACCGCGCGCGCCGAAGCCCGCCTGCGCCAGGCGCAGACGATCGGCGAGGCGCTGGTGCGCAGGCGCGGTGACGCGACGCTTGCGGACGCGGTGAACGCGATTCGCGCACGCTCGAGAGACCACGCCGCTACCCGCGCGCTCGCAAGAGCGCACCTGGAATTTGCGGCCGGGCAGACGGCCTATCACAGTGTGGATTATAAGGCCGCTCGCGATCACTTCGCTCAGGTTCTGGAGATCCGACCGCCATCTGAACCCCTGCAGAGTTGGGCTCGCGTCTTCTACGCCGGCATGCTCGGGCAGCACGGCAAGCTGCCGGAAGCTGAAGCACTGCTGCGGCCGTTCGTAGAAACAGACACACTCCGCTACCCCGCACTCGCGGGACGTTCACGCTGGGTGCTCGGGTTTGTCCTGTCTCGAGCCGGGCGCTATGAGGGGTCGATAGCGGCGGCGGAGGAGGGTGGCAGGTTGCTGGGGCGGGCCGGCGAGCACGAGCACGCGGGCGGTGCACAGTATGTAGCGGCGGATGCCCAGCTCAACCTGGGCGCGACACACGCGGTGTACGGAGCGGCCCATCGCGCGCTCGCGACGCTCCGGGGCCGGCGCAGCTCCATCTGGCTCCAGAACACACTTGCCCTGGTGTCACGAACGGCCGAGGCCGACGGGCTGACCGCAGCCGCTCTGAGGTTCCAGAACGAGCGAGTGGTGCTTGCGGAACGGCTCGGCCAGCCGGCCCGCATCGCCGAGGCGCGGCTGGCGCGCGCGCGGCTCCTCGCCGCCGCCGGGACGCTCCCCCGGGCCAGGGCCGACATCGAGGCAAGCGCGCGGCTCCTGCGGGAGGTGAAAGGCGAGACTGCGCGGCGCTGGTTGGAAACCGACCTCCGCTTCGCGCGGGCCGACTACTTCGCCGTTCGCCAACCCACGCGAGCGGCGGCGAATCTGGACTCCATCCTGGCGGGTGTGAACGACCTCGCCGCACACAGGAAGCTCCGGGCCTACGTGCGCCGTGCCGAGGCGAGGCTCGCTATGAGGCAGGTTCCCGGCGCGACGGAAGACCTGAACTCCGCTTCCCTCCTCCTGGCCAGCAAGCGCGATTCGATCACCAAGAGCGAGCTCCGGGCCTCGCTCGTGGAGTCGGCGCGCGGCGTCTTCGACCGGCTCGCCATGCTCGACTTGGCCGCGGGCGACACCGCGGACGCATTGGATCACCTGGAGCGCGGGCGCATTTCGTTCGGCTCCGCCCCCCCTGATACGGCGAGCGCGATGCGCCGGCCGATGCGGCGGGGCGAAGTGGCCGTCGCGTATGCGCTGATTGGTGACACGCTGCTCGCATGGACCGTCGCCGGCACTAAGGCGCGCCTGACGCGTCAGACGGTGAACCGTGGGTCTCTCATCGCCTCCATCGAGGAGCTCCGCCTGTCGCTGGAGCGCGGGGAAGTGGGCGCGGCGGTCCGCCGGCCGCTCGCGGAGCTGCACCGCACACTTATCGCGCCGCTGGAGTCACGACTCGGCGATGAGAACACGACCCTGGTCATTGTGGCGGACGGGGAGCTCGCGGCGGTGCCATTCTCGGCACTCTACGACGAGCGGCGCGGCCGCTATCTGGTGGAAACGCACGCGCTCCGCTACGCCGGGAGCCTTCGTGACGCGGCCGCTCCCCAGGTGCGCGAGTCCTCCCGCGGAGTGCGCACGCTGCTCGTGGCGGACCCCGCCTTTGACGCACGCGTACACCCGGGCCTTCCCCGGCTCCCGGGCGCGCGGCGGGAGGCGGACTCCATCGCGGCAACGTATCCGGGCCATGTCCTTGTCGCCGGCACTGCCGCCGACGCTGCGGCCGTGGAAGCCGCGCTCGGGGGCGCCGGAATCGTTCACTTCGCCGGGCATGCGGTGTTCGATGACCGGCGCCCGGAGCGCTCGTACCTGGTGCTCGCGCCGGAGGGCGGCCCGGCGGGGCGCGGACGGCTCACCGCGGCCGAGATGGAGAAATTGGAGCTAGGGCACGTCGACCTGTTGGTCCTCTCCGCGTGTCAGACGCTCCGGTCGCAAAACGCGCGGTCGGGCGGCTTCGCGGGTTTCGCCGGGGCGCTGCTGGACGCTGGGGCGGGAGGCGTGGTCGGCAGCCTCTGGCGCGTGGATGACGAGCTGACGACGCCACTTATGGTCGAGTTCCACCGCGCCTACCACCGCTCGGGAAGTGGGCCGCTCGCGTTGCGCGAGGCGCAGCTCCGGCTGCTTCGTTCGCCCGATCCTGCGCTCCGCACCCCAGCGGCATGGGCGGGGTTTCGTTATGCGGGTGACTAA
- a CDS encoding M20/M25/M40 family metallo-hydrolase, with translation MPLQVPAIAVFDLVSTLAFVELTEDAREIATLDVYSSAIDVLRGLRDEGVLIRVIDKVGEVPPDHVRSRLLETELGEFADSFMMVERSAELRDVFEAAAALVPREEALLLFVGADPVEREIAAGVRFKAAPHPALALGVLGGGGALRYLRIRVPPRRDWDESSAALREKAVVPIHLSGEPASLGVVIYAIGDTRTAAALDALGFWVDRLGAPDEPETTTAYLIRGDLQEQHGIFESAGNASPLLVNGPVASPVLASTHEGFLVALSSDFPLESLHFAEAHEGHARALSPSLNYLRGTSLVAARDTTLVNAALADPLSSSEIEILRRHLNPEFIKSVVERYVKMGSDEPKYPYGSRHFKHKGNKSAVALLVSDFASVSAGRLPAKHHCFTHNGAPAANVVAKLEATPGMQGAGVVLVCAHLDTFNIVGTPDSAAAPGADDDASGMAAVLAAASAFLELAPLRTRRREIRFVLFNCEEIGMTGSESYANGMAALKIPVSAMYQMDMIGYDHRGGGNIQAHVGFRGEGTPNGSAVRLRSTDQAELIEHLRQRITDLTERTQIYTRSEECGEGRSDHSKFHAAGYPGCWVSENLFACGRGCHELNPAYHTSNDTSVDGHYAAEIGRLVAAAAWIAATR, from the coding sequence ATGCCCTTGCAAGTGCCCGCCATCGCCGTCTTCGACCTAGTGAGCACGCTCGCCTTTGTGGAGCTCACGGAGGACGCCAGGGAGATCGCGACGCTTGATGTGTATTCCAGTGCCATTGATGTGCTCCGTGGGTTGCGCGATGAAGGGGTACTCATCCGAGTGATCGACAAGGTTGGCGAGGTCCCTCCAGACCACGTGCGAAGCAGACTGCTGGAGACCGAACTCGGAGAGTTCGCGGACTCTTTCATGATGGTGGAAAGGTCTGCCGAACTTCGGGACGTATTCGAAGCCGCTGCCGCGCTGGTGCCACGCGAGGAGGCGCTCCTACTCTTCGTGGGCGCCGATCCGGTCGAAAGGGAGATTGCGGCTGGCGTGCGGTTCAAGGCGGCGCCCCATCCCGCGTTGGCGCTTGGGGTCCTTGGCGGGGGCGGAGCCCTCCGGTACCTGCGGATCCGCGTGCCACCACGACGTGATTGGGACGAGTCGAGCGCGGCTCTGCGTGAGAAGGCGGTCGTGCCCATTCACCTGTCGGGCGAGCCCGCCAGCCTCGGCGTCGTCATCTATGCGATCGGAGACACTCGCACTGCGGCAGCCCTCGACGCTCTCGGGTTTTGGGTGGACCGGCTCGGCGCTCCCGACGAGCCGGAGACAACCACCGCCTATCTCATCCGGGGTGATCTCCAGGAGCAACACGGAATTTTTGAGTCCGCGGGCAACGCTTCGCCTCTCTTAGTGAATGGCCCCGTCGCCTCCCCTGTGCTCGCTTCCACCCATGAAGGATTTCTGGTCGCGCTCTCCTCGGATTTCCCGCTGGAGTCGCTGCACTTCGCGGAAGCTCACGAAGGCCACGCTCGCGCACTCTCGCCATCCCTCAATTATCTGCGGGGCACGAGTCTTGTGGCGGCGCGTGATACGACACTCGTCAACGCGGCACTCGCAGATCCACTCTCTAGTTCGGAAATAGAAATTCTGCGCCGACATTTGAACCCTGAATTCATAAAATCGGTAGTGGAGCGGTATGTCAAAATGGGGAGCGATGAACCAAAGTATCCATACGGAAGCCGTCACTTCAAGCACAAGGGAAATAAAAGTGCGGTCGCCCTGCTCGTTTCCGACTTCGCGTCGGTTTCTGCGGGGCGGCTACCTGCGAAGCATCACTGCTTTACACACAACGGGGCTCCGGCAGCAAACGTGGTGGCAAAACTTGAGGCTACGCCGGGAATGCAGGGTGCGGGGGTGGTGTTAGTTTGTGCTCACCTTGACACCTTCAACATAGTTGGGACACCGGACAGCGCGGCCGCCCCAGGTGCGGATGACGATGCAAGTGGGATGGCCGCCGTACTCGCCGCCGCCTCCGCGTTTCTAGAACTCGCGCCGTTGCGGACGCGGCGTCGGGAGATCCGTTTCGTGCTGTTCAACTGCGAGGAAATAGGGATGACTGGAAGCGAGAGCTACGCTAACGGTATGGCCGCGCTCAAGATTCCAGTGTCTGCAATGTACCAGATGGACATGATTGGCTATGACCACAGAGGAGGGGGTAACATCCAGGCCCATGTCGGATTTCGTGGCGAGGGCACGCCAAATGGATCAGCCGTGAGATTGCGGTCGACCGATCAGGCTGAGTTGATTGAGCACCTACGGCAACGTATCACCGATCTCACCGAGAGAACTCAGATTTACACCCGCTCCGAAGAGTGTGGCGAGGGGAGAAGTGATCACAGCAAGTTCCACGCGGCGGGATATCCAGGCTGCTGGGTGAGCGAAAATCTCTTTGCTTGCGGCAGAGGGTGCCACGAACTCAATCCAGCGTACCACACCTCGAACGACACCTCGGTCGATGGGCACTACGCCGCTGAGATCGGGCGCCTCGTCGCCGCTGCGGCGTGGATCGCGGCGACGAGATAG
- the rph gene encoding ribonuclease PH produces MPDRSEGRTPEQPRALRIERGVSEYAEGSCLISTGRTRVLCTATVERGVPGWRKGSGEGWVTAEYSMLPRATHSRNQRERKQVGGRTQEIQRLIGRSLRSCVDMAAMGEWTITIDCDVLQADGGTRTASITGGAVALYDACQWIAAKGTASPFREFVAAMSAGVVGGVLLLDLDYTEDSAAEVDLNLVMRESGGIIEVQGTGERSDFSPEQLAGLVALTGGGIRSLLRAQREAVGG; encoded by the coding sequence ATGCCTGACAGGTCCGAAGGACGCACCCCCGAGCAGCCGCGCGCCCTGCGCATCGAGCGCGGCGTGAGCGAGTACGCGGAGGGATCGTGCCTGATCTCCACGGGGCGCACCCGCGTCCTATGCACCGCTACGGTGGAACGCGGCGTCCCCGGCTGGCGCAAGGGGAGCGGCGAGGGGTGGGTGACGGCGGAGTACTCGATGCTCCCGCGCGCCACGCACTCCCGCAATCAGCGCGAGCGCAAGCAGGTGGGCGGGCGCACGCAGGAGATCCAGCGCCTGATTGGCCGCAGCCTGCGCTCCTGCGTGGACATGGCCGCGATGGGCGAGTGGACCATCACCATCGACTGCGACGTCCTGCAGGCGGACGGCGGCACCCGCACCGCCTCCATCACCGGCGGCGCGGTCGCGCTCTACGATGCGTGCCAGTGGATCGCCGCAAAGGGAACCGCGTCGCCGTTCCGCGAGTTCGTCGCCGCCATGAGCGCGGGCGTGGTCGGCGGCGTCCTCCTGCTGGACCTCGACTACACGGAAGACTCCGCCGCCGAGGTCGACCTCAACCTGGTGATGCGCGAGAGCGGCGGCATCATCGAGGTACAGGGGACCGGCGAGCGCAGCGACTTCTCCCCCGAGCAGCTCGCCGGGCTGGTGGCGCTCACCGGCGGCGGCATCCGCAGCCTGCTGCGGGCGCAGCGCGAAGCCGTGGGCGGATGA
- the rdgB gene encoding RdgB/HAM1 family non-canonical purine NTP pyrophosphatase — MTRLLVATRNPGKVREIREILAGYPELEIVGLDALGIVETPEEDALEVFDTFEENALAKARHFARLTGERTLADDSGICVDALGGAPGVRSRRFAPGPDLRGAGQDEANNTHLLQQLAGMPESGRGARYVCAAALAGGGADEAVFLGTCDGIVLEEPRGTGGFGYDPLFYIPSERCTFGELSPDRKNEISHRGRAVRQAAEALRGNAQG, encoded by the coding sequence ATGACGCGCCTCCTGGTCGCCACCCGCAACCCCGGCAAGGTGCGCGAGATCCGCGAGATCCTCGCCGGCTACCCGGAGCTGGAGATCGTCGGGCTGGACGCGCTGGGGATCGTGGAAACGCCGGAGGAGGACGCGCTCGAGGTGTTCGACACCTTTGAGGAGAACGCCCTGGCCAAGGCCCGTCACTTCGCGCGCCTCACCGGCGAGCGCACCCTCGCCGACGACTCCGGCATCTGCGTCGATGCGCTCGGCGGCGCCCCCGGCGTGCGCTCGCGCCGCTTCGCCCCGGGCCCGGACCTGCGCGGCGCCGGGCAGGACGAGGCCAACAACACCCACCTCCTCCAGCAGCTCGCCGGGATGCCGGAATCCGGCCGCGGCGCACGTTACGTCTGCGCCGCCGCCCTCGCCGGCGGCGGCGCGGACGAGGCGGTCTTCCTCGGCACCTGCGACGGCATCGTGCTGGAGGAGCCGCGCGGCACCGGCGGCTTTGGCTACGATCCCCTCTTCTACATCCCCTCCGAGCGCTGCACCTTTGGCGAGCTCTCGCCCGACCGCAAGAACGAGATCAGCCACCGTGGCCGCGCCGTGCGGCAGGCGGCGGAAGCGCTGCGCGGGAACGCGCAGGGTTGA
- the rfaE2 gene encoding D-glycero-beta-D-manno-heptose 1-phosphate adenylyltransferase, with protein MSAEAKIVGREELVARLGRPRRERVVFTNGCFDVLHRGHVEYLESARGLGDLLVVGLNTDDSVRRLKGPSRPVNPEDDRAYVLAGLAAVDYVTFFAEDTPRDLIVALLPDVLVKGGDYRKEDIVGGAEVEAAGGEVVVAPLVPGRSTTAILQRAAQNA; from the coding sequence GTGAGCGCCGAAGCCAAGATCGTCGGCCGCGAAGAGCTCGTAGCCCGTCTCGGAAGGCCGCGGAGGGAGCGCGTCGTCTTCACCAACGGCTGCTTCGACGTGCTCCATCGGGGCCACGTCGAGTACCTGGAGTCCGCGCGCGGGCTCGGCGATCTCCTCGTCGTCGGCCTCAACACGGACGATTCCGTGCGCCGCCTCAAAGGACCGTCCCGTCCCGTCAACCCCGAGGACGACCGCGCCTACGTCCTCGCCGGCCTGGCGGCGGTCGATTACGTCACCTTCTTCGCGGAAGACACCCCGCGTGACCTCATCGTCGCGCTCCTTCCCGACGTGCTGGTGAAGGGCGGCGACTACCGCAAGGAAGACATCGTGGGCGGCGCCGAAGTCGAAGCCGCCGGCGGGGAAGTGGTCGTCGCCCCGCTCGTCCCCGGCCGCTCCACCACGGCCATCCTCCAGCGAGCTGCCCAGAATGCCTGA